A single region of the Ancylobacter novellus DSM 506 genome encodes:
- the rplC gene encoding 50S ribosomal protein L3 has product MRSGVIAQKVGMTRIFNDAGEHVPVTVLKVDNCQVVAHRTVEKNGYTAVQLGVGQAKPQNTTRALRGHFAVAKVEPKRKMAEFRVEESDLIPVGAELTVDHFVVGQFVDVTGTSIGKGFAGGMKRHNFGGLRATHGVSISHRSIGSTGGRQDPGKTFKNKKMPGHLGAETVTTQNLKVVLTDVERGLIAVEGAVPGNKGGWIIVADAVKKKLPAEAPKPGKFRLPGAEDPASEAPAVDAAPATEAAAEENV; this is encoded by the coding sequence ATGCGGTCAGGCGTCATCGCCCAGAAGGTCGGCATGACCCGCATCTTCAACGATGCAGGTGAACATGTTCCGGTCACTGTGCTGAAAGTCGATAATTGCCAGGTGGTCGCCCACCGGACCGTCGAGAAGAACGGCTATACCGCCGTGCAGCTCGGCGTCGGTCAGGCGAAGCCGCAGAACACCACCCGCGCTCTGCGCGGCCACTTCGCTGTCGCGAAGGTCGAGCCGAAGCGGAAGATGGCGGAGTTCCGCGTCGAAGAGAGCGACCTCATTCCGGTCGGCGCTGAGCTGACGGTTGACCACTTCGTGGTCGGCCAGTTCGTCGACGTGACCGGCACCTCCATCGGCAAGGGCTTTGCCGGCGGCATGAAGCGCCATAATTTCGGCGGTCTGCGTGCCACGCACGGCGTGTCCATCTCGCATCGTTCGATCGGTTCGACCGGCGGCCGTCAGGACCCGGGCAAGACCTTCAAGAACAAGAAGATGCCTGGCCATCTCGGCGCCGAGACGGTGACCACCCAGAACCTCAAGGTCGTTCTGACCGACGTCGAGCGCGGCCTGATCGCGGTCGAGGGCGCGGTTCCCGGCAACAAGGGCGGCTGGATCATCGTCGCCGACGCGGTGAAGAAGAAGCTGCCGGCCGAAGCGCCGAAGCCGGGCAAGTTCCGGCTGCCGGGTGCCGAGGACCCGGCGAGCGAGGCGCCGGCGGTTGACGCCGCGCCCGCCACCGAGGCCGCGGCTGAGGAGAACGTGTGA
- the rplD gene encoding 50S ribosomal protein L4 produces the protein MELAVKKLDGTDAGSVTLSDEIFGLEPRQDILHRMVVWQLARRQAGTHQTLSRSEVNRTKRKMYKQKGTGGARHGAASAPQFRGGAKAFAPVQHSHAIDLPKKVRALALKHALSSKAKDQQIVVLDDATLAEPKTKLLKERLAGLGLSNVLVVSGAEVDANFGLASRNVGHLDVLPVQGINVYDILRRQTLVLTKAAVDALEARFK, from the coding sequence ATGGAACTCGCGGTCAAAAAGCTCGACGGCACCGACGCCGGCTCCGTGACCCTGTCGGACGAGATCTTCGGTCTCGAGCCGCGCCAGGACATCCTGCACCGCATGGTGGTGTGGCAGCTCGCCCGCCGCCAGGCCGGTACGCACCAGACGCTCTCGCGCTCTGAGGTGAACCGCACCAAGCGGAAGATGTACAAGCAGAAGGGCACCGGCGGCGCTCGCCACGGTGCGGCTTCCGCTCCGCAGTTCCGGGGCGGCGCCAAGGCCTTCGCCCCGGTCCAGCACAGCCATGCGATCGACCTTCCCAAGAAGGTGCGCGCGCTCGCCCTGAAGCATGCCCTGTCGTCCAAGGCCAAGGACCAGCAGATCGTCGTCCTCGACGACGCCACGCTGGCCGAGCCGAAGACGAAGCTGCTGAAGGAGCGCCTGGCGGGTCTCGGCCTGTCGAACGTGCTCGTCGTCTCGGGCGCCGAGGTGGACGCCAATTTCGGCCTCGCCTCGCGCAATGTCGGCCATCTCGACGTGCTGCCCGTCCAGGGCATCAACGTCTACGACATCCTGCGCCGTCAGACCCTGGTGCTGACGAAGGCGGCTGTCGACGCCCTGGAGGCCCGCTTCAAATGA
- a CDS encoding 50S ribosomal protein L23 encodes MSLDPRHYDVIVSPVITEKATTASEHNKVVFKVALSATKPQIKEAVEKLFDVKVESVNTLVRKGKTKFFKGRKGVQSDVKKAVVTLAEGHSIDITTGL; translated from the coding sequence ATGAGTCTCGATCCGCGCCACTACGACGTGATCGTGTCCCCGGTGATCACCGAGAAGGCCACGACCGCGTCCGAGCACAACAAGGTCGTCTTCAAGGTTGCTCTGTCGGCCACCAAGCCGCAGATCAAGGAGGCGGTCGAGAAGCTCTTCGACGTGAAGGTCGAGAGCGTCAACACGCTGGTCCGCAAGGGGAAGACTAAGTTCTTCAAGGGCCGCAAGGGCGTGCAGAGCGACGTGAAGAAGGCGGTCGTGACCCTCGCCGAGGGTCACTCCATCGACATCACGACGGGTCTGTGA
- the rplB gene encoding 50S ribosomal protein L2, translating to MALKTFKPVTPSLRQLVIVDRSALYKGKPVKTLTEGKSEAGGRNNTGRVTVRFRGGGHKQAYRLVDFKRTKRDVAAVVERIEYDPNRTAFIALIKYEDGELSYILAPQRLAVGDQVIASKSVDVKPGNAAPLGNLPVGTIVHNIELKIGKGGQIARSAGSYAQIVGRDQGYVIIRLNSGEQRLVHGECMGTVGAVSNPDHMNTNLGKAGRKRWLGRRPHNRGVTMNPVDHPHGGGEGRTSGGRHPVTPWGFPTKGKKTRKNKSTGKFIVSSRHARKK from the coding sequence ATGGCGCTCAAAACCTTCAAGCCGGTAACGCCGAGCCTTCGCCAGCTCGTCATCGTCGACCGCTCGGCCCTGTACAAGGGCAAGCCGGTCAAGACGCTGACCGAGGGCAAGAGCGAGGCGGGCGGCCGCAACAACACCGGCCGGGTCACGGTCCGCTTCCGCGGCGGCGGCCATAAGCAGGCCTATCGCCTCGTCGACTTCAAGCGCACCAAGCGCGATGTGGCGGCGGTCGTCGAGCGGATCGAGTACGATCCGAACCGTACCGCCTTCATCGCCCTCATCAAGTATGAGGACGGCGAGCTGAGCTACATCCTCGCGCCGCAGCGCCTCGCGGTCGGCGACCAGGTGATTGCCTCCAAGAGCGTCGACGTGAAGCCCGGCAATGCGGCCCCGCTCGGCAACCTGCCGGTCGGCACGATCGTGCACAACATCGAGCTGAAGATCGGCAAGGGCGGCCAGATCGCCCGTTCCGCTGGCTCCTATGCGCAGATCGTTGGCCGCGACCAGGGCTACGTGATCATCCGGCTCAACTCGGGTGAGCAGCGTCTGGTGCATGGCGAGTGCATGGGCACGGTGGGCGCGGTGTCGAACCCCGACCACATGAACACCAATCTCGGCAAGGCCGGCCGCAAGCGCTGGCTCGGCCGTCGCCCGCACAACCGCGGTGTCACGATGAACCCGGTCGACCATCCGCACGGCGGCGGTGAAGGCCGCACCTCGGGCGGCCGTCATCCGGTCACCCCGTGGGGCTTCCCCACCAAGGGCAAGAAGACCCGGAAGAACAAGTCGACGGGTAAGTTCATCGTGTCCAGCCGGCACGCCCGCAAGAAGTGA
- the rpsS gene encoding 30S ribosomal protein S19 has protein sequence MSRSVWKGPFVDGYLLKKADAARSSGRHDVIKIWSRRSTILPQFVGITFGVYNGNKHVPVSVTEDMVGHKFGEFAPTRTYYGHAADKKAKRK, from the coding sequence ATGTCTCGATCGGTCTGGAAAGGTCCGTTCGTCGACGGCTACCTCCTCAAGAAGGCGGATGCCGCGCGCTCGTCGGGTCGTCACGACGTCATCAAGATCTGGAGCCGCCGTTCCACGATCCTCCCGCAGTTCGTGGGGATCACGTTCGGCGTCTATAACGGCAACAAGCATGTCCCGGTCTCGGTGACCGAAGACATGGTGGGCCACAAGTTCGGCGAGTTCGCCCCGACCCGTACCTATTACGGGCACGCGGCGGACAAGAAAGCCAAGCGCAAGTAA
- the rplV gene encoding 50S ribosomal protein L22 yields MGKAARPRTLADTEAKAVARNLRVSPQKLNLVAGLIRGKKVSAALADLQFSRKRIAGDVRKCLESAIANAENNHELDVDDLIVAEAHVGKGLVMKRFAARARGRASRIEKPFSHITIVVREVEEKA; encoded by the coding sequence ATGGGTAAGGCAGCTCGTCCGCGCACGCTCGCGGATACGGAAGCCAAGGCGGTTGCGCGGAATCTCCGCGTCAGCCCCCAGAAGCTCAACCTCGTCGCCGGTCTCATCCGCGGCAAGAAGGTCTCGGCGGCGCTCGCCGACCTGCAATTCTCGCGCAAGCGGATCGCCGGCGACGTGAGGAAGTGCCTGGAATCGGCCATCGCCAATGCCGAGAACAACCATGAGCTCGACGTCGACGATCTCATCGTCGCCGAGGCGCATGTCGGCAAGGGCCTGGTCATGAAGCGCTTCGCGGCGCGCGCCCGTGGTCGCGCCAGCCGCATCGAGAAGCCGTTCTCGCATATCACGATCGTGGTGCGTGAAGTCGAGGAGAAGGCCTGA
- the rpsC gene encoding 30S ribosomal protein S3, which yields MGQKVNPVGLRLGINRTWDSRWFAGKGEYGQLLHEDIKIREMLLKLLKQAAVSKIVIERPHKKCRVTIHSARPGVVIGKKGADIDKLRKKVAEMTNSEVFINIVEIRKPEIDARLVAESIAQQLERRVAFRRAMKRAVQSAMRLGAEGIRINCSGRLGGAEIARLEWYREGRVPLHTLRADVDYGTATAFTTYGTCGVKVWIFKGEILEHDPMAQDKRQAEGEPSGGRSSRRDAA from the coding sequence ATGGGTCAGAAGGTCAACCCGGTCGGGCTGCGGCTCGGCATCAACCGCACCTGGGATTCGCGCTGGTTCGCCGGCAAGGGCGAATACGGCCAGCTGCTTCACGAGGACATCAAGATCCGCGAGATGCTGCTGAAGCTGCTCAAGCAGGCGGCGGTGTCGAAGATCGTGATCGAGCGTCCGCACAAGAAGTGCCGCGTGACCATCCACTCGGCGCGTCCGGGCGTGGTGATCGGCAAGAAGGGCGCCGACATCGACAAGCTGCGCAAGAAGGTCGCCGAGATGACCAACTCGGAGGTCTTCATCAACATCGTCGAGATCCGCAAGCCGGAAATCGACGCGCGCCTCGTCGCCGAATCGATCGCTCAGCAGCTCGAGCGCCGTGTGGCGTTCCGTCGCGCCATGAAGCGCGCCGTGCAGTCGGCCATGCGCCTCGGCGCGGAAGGCATCCGTATCAACTGCTCCGGCCGTCTCGGCGGCGCCGAGATTGCCCGCCTCGAATGGTATCGTGAAGGGCGCGTGCCGCTTCACACCTTGCGCGCGGACGTGGATTACGGTACGGCCACCGCCTTCACGACCTATGGCACCTGTGGTGTGAAGGTCTGGATCTTCAAGGGCGAAATCCTGGAGCACGATCCGATGGCGCAGGACAAGCGCCAGGCGGAAGGTGAGCCGTCGGGTGGTCGCTCCTCGCGCCGCGACGCGGCGTGA
- the rplP gene encoding 50S ribosomal protein L16: MLQPKRTKFRKQFKGRISGTAKGGTDLNFGQFGLKALEPERVTARQIEAARRALTRHMKRAGRVWIRVFPDVPVSKKPTEVRMGKGKGAPEFWAAKVKPGRIMFEIDGVSHEIAREALTLAAAKLPIKTRFVERIAE, translated from the coding sequence ATGCTGCAACCAAAGCGCACAAAGTTCCGCAAGCAGTTCAAGGGTCGCATCAGCGGCACTGCGAAGGGCGGGACTGACCTCAATTTCGGCCAGTTCGGGCTGAAGGCCCTGGAGCCGGAGCGCGTTACCGCGCGTCAGATCGAAGCCGCGCGCCGCGCGCTGACCCGTCACATGAAGCGTGCGGGCCGCGTGTGGATCCGCGTCTTCCCGGACGTGCCGGTGTCGAAGAAGCCGACCGAAGTCCGTATGGGTAAGGGCAAGGGCGCCCCGGAATTCTGGGCCGCCAAGGTCAAGCCGGGCCGCATCATGTTCGAGATCGATGGCGTCAGCCACGAGATCGCCCGTGAGGCGCTGACCCTCGCCGCCGCGAAGCTGCCGATCAAGACGCGCTTCGTCGAGCGCATCGCCGAGTGA
- the rpmC gene encoding 50S ribosomal protein L29 gives MTKASDIRTKTADELQDELLKLKKEQFNLRFQKATGQLENTARVRQVRRDIARTKTIQAQKAASAAKAK, from the coding sequence ATGACGAAGGCTTCCGACATTCGGACGAAGACCGCGGACGAGCTTCAGGACGAGCTGCTCAAGCTGAAGAAGGAGCAGTTCAACCTGCGCTTCCAGAAGGCGACCGGCCAGCTCGAGAACACGGCGCGGGTGCGTCAGGTCCGCCGCGATATCGCGCGGACCAAGACCATCCAGGCGCAGAAGGCCGCTTCCGCGGCCAAGGCGAAGTGA
- the rpsQ gene encoding 30S ribosomal protein S17 has protein sequence MPKRLLQGVVVSDKQDKTVVVRVERRFTHPLLKKTVRRSKKYHAHDEGNVWKEGDTVWIEEHRPLSKLKNWIVVQGEKRAEV, from the coding sequence ATGCCGAAGCGTTTGCTGCAGGGCGTCGTGGTGAGCGACAAGCAGGACAAGACCGTCGTGGTCCGGGTCGAGCGCCGTTTCACCCATCCGCTGCTGAAGAAGACCGTCCGCCGTTCCAAGAAGTACCATGCCCATGACGAGGGCAATGTGTGGAAGGAAGGCGACACCGTCTGGATCGAGGAGCACCGCCCCTTGTCCAAGCTCAAGAACTGGATCGTGGTCCAGGGCGAGAAGCGGGCTGAAGTCTGA
- the rplN gene encoding 50S ribosomal protein L14: MIQMQTNLDVADNSGARRVMCIKVLGGSKRKYAHVGDIIVVSVKEAIPRGRVKKGDVMKAVVVRTAKDIRRIDGSVIRFDRNAAVLINNNKEPVGTRIFGPVPRELRAKNHMKIISLAPEVL, encoded by the coding sequence ATGATCCAGATGCAGACCAATCTCGACGTGGCGGACAATTCCGGTGCGCGTCGCGTCATGTGCATCAAGGTGCTTGGCGGTTCCAAGCGTAAGTATGCCCATGTCGGCGACATCATCGTGGTGTCGGTGAAGGAAGCGATTCCGCGCGGCCGCGTGAAGAAGGGCGACGTGATGAAGGCGGTCGTGGTTCGCACGGCCAAGGACATCCGCCGCATCGACGGTTCGGTGATCCGTTTCGACCGCAACGCGGCCGTGCTGATCAACAACAACAAGGAGCCGGTCGGCACCCGTATCTTCGGGCCGGTTCCGCGCGAGTTGCGCGCGAAGAACCACATGAAGATCATTTCGCTGGCGCCGGAGGTGCTTTGA
- the rplX gene encoding 50S ribosomal protein L24 yields MAAKIKKGDKVVVLAGRDKGRSGEVFEVLPKEGTARVRGVNLVKRHQRQSANQEGGIISKEAPIDLSNIAIADPKDGKPTRVGFLVQADGTKVRVAKRSGEKIDG; encoded by the coding sequence ATGGCCGCGAAGATTAAGAAGGGCGACAAGGTCGTCGTTCTCGCCGGCCGCGACAAGGGCCGCTCCGGCGAGGTGTTCGAGGTGCTGCCGAAGGAGGGAACCGCCCGCGTGCGCGGCGTCAACCTCGTGAAGCGCCACCAGCGGCAGAGCGCGAACCAGGAAGGCGGGATCATCTCCAAGGAGGCCCCGATCGACCTGTCGAACATCGCGATCGCCGATCCGAAGGACGGCAAGCCGACCCGCGTCGGTTTCCTTGTGCAGGCGGACGGCACCAAGGTGCGCGTCGCCAAGCGCTCGGGGGAGAAGATCGATGGCTGA
- the rplE gene encoding 50S ribosomal protein L5: MAETSYTPRLKSYYEDVVRQKMIEQFGYKNAMEVPTIEKIVINMGVGEATADTKKVQNAAGDLALIAGQKPVVTRARKAISNFKLRENQPVGAKVTLRKTRMFEFVDRLVNIALPRVRDFRGLNPKSFDGRGNYALGIKEHIVFPEINYDKVDQMWGMDIIVCTTAKTDEEARALLKAFNFPFRQ; encoded by the coding sequence ATGGCTGAGACCAGCTACACGCCGCGGCTGAAGTCCTATTACGAGGACGTGGTCCGCCAGAAGATGATCGAGCAGTTCGGCTACAAGAACGCCATGGAAGTGCCGACGATCGAGAAGATCGTCATCAACATGGGCGTTGGCGAGGCGACCGCCGACACGAAGAAGGTGCAGAACGCCGCCGGCGACCTCGCGCTGATCGCCGGCCAGAAGCCGGTCGTCACCCGGGCCCGCAAGGCGATCTCCAACTTCAAGCTACGCGAGAACCAGCCGGTCGGCGCCAAGGTCACGCTGCGCAAGACGCGCATGTTTGAGTTCGTCGATCGGCTCGTGAACATCGCCCTGCCGCGTGTCCGCGACTTCCGCGGCCTCAACCCGAAGAGCTTCGACGGGCGCGGCAACTACGCGCTCGGCATCAAGGAGCACATCGTGTTCCCCGAGATCAACTACGACAAGGTTGATCAGATGTGGGGCATGGACATCATCGTCTGCACGACGGCGAAGACGGACGAAGAGGCGCGCGCGCTTCTGAAGGCCTTCAACTTCCCGTTCCGTCAGTAA
- the rpsN gene encoding 30S ribosomal protein S14, producing the protein MAKKSAVEKNEHRRKLAKNYSGKRSRLKALISDKDLPIEERFAAVLKLAQLPRNSAKVRIRNRCEVTGRPRAFYRKLKMSRIALRELGSQGQIPGLVKSSW; encoded by the coding sequence ATGGCGAAGAAGAGCGCGGTCGAAAAGAACGAACACCGCCGGAAGCTCGCGAAGAACTATTCCGGCAAGCGTTCGCGTCTCAAGGCCCTTATCAGTGACAAGGATCTGCCGATCGAGGAGCGCTTCGCTGCGGTCCTCAAGCTCGCGCAGCTCCCGCGCAATTCGGCGAAGGTGCGCATCCGCAACCGGTGCGAAGTCACCGGCCGTCCGCGCGCGTTCTATCGCAAGCTGAAGATGAGCCGTATCGCGCTCCGCGAGCTCGGCTCGCAGGGCCAGATCCCTGGCCTCGTCAAGTCGAGCTGGTGA
- the rpsH gene encoding 30S ribosomal protein S8, with protein sequence MSTTDPIGDLITRIRNAQLRRKEKITTPGSRLRASVLEVLTAEGFIRGYTAGEPVNGRTEFEIELKYYDGEPVIREISRVSKPGRRVYSSVKTLPRVANGLGVAVVSTPQGVMADHEARDKNVGGEVLFTVF encoded by the coding sequence ATGTCCACGACTGATCCGATCGGCGATCTGATCACCCGCATCCGCAACGCTCAGCTGCGGCGCAAGGAAAAGATCACCACCCCTGGCTCGCGCCTGCGCGCTAGCGTTCTCGAGGTGCTCACGGCCGAAGGCTTCATCCGCGGTTACACCGCGGGCGAGCCGGTCAACGGCCGCACCGAGTTCGAGATCGAGCTCAAGTACTATGACGGCGAGCCGGTGATCCGCGAGATCTCCCGCGTCTCCAAGCCTGGCCGGCGCGTCTACTCGTCGGTCAAGACCCTTCCCCGCGTCGCCAACGGCCTTGGCGTCGCTGTCGTCTCCACGCCGCAGGGCGTGATGGCGGACCACGAAGCCCGCGATAAGAACGTGGGCGGCGAGGTCCTCTTCACGGTCTTCTGA
- the rplF gene encoding 50S ribosomal protein L6 translates to MSKIGKAPVTIPAGVTATVDGQTVKVKGPKGALEVTVVDEIGVKLEGGAILFSLNGETNRHKAMWGMSRTLVSNLVEGVTKGFEKKLEINGVGYRAAVQGKSLNLALGYSHDVNYPIPEGIQIVTPKPTEIVVSGIDRQKVGQVAAEIREYRGPEPYKGKGVKYAGEFIFRKEGKKK, encoded by the coding sequence ATGTCCAAGATCGGTAAAGCTCCCGTCACCATCCCGGCCGGCGTCACTGCCACGGTCGATGGCCAGACGGTCAAGGTGAAGGGCCCCAAGGGCGCCCTGGAAGTCACGGTTGTCGACGAGATCGGCGTGAAGCTGGAAGGCGGCGCCATCCTCTTCTCGCTGAACGGCGAGACCAACCGCCACAAGGCGATGTGGGGCATGTCCCGCACGCTGGTGTCGAACCTCGTCGAGGGCGTCACCAAGGGCTTCGAGAAGAAGCTGGAGATCAACGGCGTCGGCTACCGCGCCGCGGTGCAGGGCAAGTCCCTGAACCTCGCGCTCGGCTACAGCCACGACGTGAACTATCCGATCCCGGAAGGGATCCAGATTGTCACGCCGAAGCCCACCGAGATCGTCGTCTCCGGTATCGACCGGCAGAAGGTCGGTCAGGTCGCCGCCGAGATCCGCGAATATCGCGGCCCGGAGCCCTATAAGGGCAAGGGCGTGAAGTACGCGGGCGAATTCATCTTCCGCAAGGAAGGCAAGAAGAAGTAA
- the rplR gene encoding 50S ribosomal protein L18, which translates to MAQYQDATERRKARVRRAIRSTANGRPRLSVHRSSKHIYAQIIDDARGVTIAAASSLEKDLRGSLKTGADIAAAQAIGKLVAERAVAAGVKDVVFDRGAFIYHGRVKALAEAAREGGLNF; encoded by the coding sequence ATGGCACAGTATCAGGACGCTACCGAGCGCCGTAAGGCGCGTGTCCGTCGGGCGATCCGCTCGACGGCGAACGGGCGGCCGCGCCTTTCGGTGCATCGCTCGTCGAAGCACATCTATGCGCAGATCATCGACGACGCGCGCGGCGTGACCATCGCGGCCGCCTCGTCGCTTGAGAAGGACCTGCGGGGCAGCCTGAAGACCGGCGCGGACATCGCGGCGGCCCAGGCTATCGGCAAGCTCGTGGCGGAACGTGCCGTCGCGGCCGGGGTGAAGGACGTGGTGTTCGACCGCGGCGCCTTCATCTATCACGGCCGCGTGAAGGCGCTCGCCGAAGCCGCCCGTGAGGGCGGCCTCAACTTCTGA
- the rpsE gene encoding 30S ribosomal protein S5, whose product MAREREREREDRDNTFVDKLVHINRVAKVVKGGRRFGFAALVVVGDQKGRVGFGHGKAREVPEAIRKATEAAKRALIRVPLREGRTLHHDVHGHHGAGKVILRAAPAGTGIIAGGPMRAVFETLGMQDVVAKSFGSSNPYNMVRATFEALKNQDSPRLVAARRSLKVSQLQSRRRVDDAEATD is encoded by the coding sequence ATGGCTCGTGAACGTGAGCGTGAACGCGAGGATCGCGACAACACGTTCGTGGACAAGCTGGTCCACATCAACCGTGTCGCGAAGGTGGTGAAGGGCGGCCGTCGCTTCGGCTTCGCCGCGCTGGTCGTCGTCGGCGACCAGAAGGGCCGCGTCGGCTTCGGCCACGGCAAGGCCCGCGAGGTGCCGGAGGCGATCCGCAAGGCGACGGAAGCCGCCAAGCGTGCGCTGATCCGCGTGCCGCTGCGCGAGGGCCGGACGCTGCATCATGACGTGCACGGCCATCACGGCGCCGGCAAAGTCATCCTGCGCGCCGCCCCGGCCGGTACCGGCATCATCGCCGGCGGCCCGATGCGCGCCGTCTTCGAGACGCTCGGCATGCAGGACGTGGTGGCGAAGTCGTTCGGCTCGTCCAACCCGTACAACATGGTCCGCGCGACCTTCGAGGCCCTGAAGAACCAGGACAGCCCGCGTCTCGTGGCTGCCCGTCGCAGCCTGAAGGTGTCGCAGCTCCAGTCCCGCCGCCGCGTCGACGACGCGGAAGCGACCGACTGA
- the rpmD gene encoding 50S ribosomal protein L30, which yields MAKSTQKAAAKATVTVEQTGSPIRRPQEQRATLIGLGLNKLGRRSTLEDTPAVRGMIYKVRHLVRVVEA from the coding sequence ATGGCGAAGAGCACCCAGAAGGCGGCCGCGAAGGCCACCGTCACTGTGGAGCAGACCGGCAGCCCGATCCGCCGCCCTCAGGAGCAGCGGGCGACGCTTATCGGCCTCGGCCTCAACAAGCTCGGGCGTCGTTCGACGCTCGAAGACACCCCGGCCGTGCGTGGCATGATCTATAAGGTCCGCCACCTCGTCCGCGTCGTCGAAGCGTGA
- the rplO gene encoding 50S ribosomal protein L15 has translation MSSLNEIKDNEGARKKRMRVGRGIGSGKGKTAGRGVKGQTSRTGVAIKGFEGGQMPIHRRLPKRGFHNIFALDWNEVSLGRIQQAVDAGKLDAKATVTQEALVEAGVLRRAKAGVRVLGGGELKAKVKLEVAHATKSAVAAVEKAGGTVTLLASKADTGETAA, from the coding sequence ATGAGCAGCCTTAACGAGATCAAGGACAACGAAGGCGCCCGCAAGAAGCGGATGCGCGTCGGTCGTGGCATCGGTTCCGGCAAGGGCAAGACCGCCGGCCGCGGCGTGAAGGGTCAGACCTCGCGCACCGGCGTGGCGATCAAGGGCTTCGAAGGCGGCCAGATGCCGATCCATCGGCGTCTGCCCAAGCGCGGCTTCCACAACATCTTTGCGCTGGACTGGAACGAGGTCTCCCTCGGCCGTATCCAGCAGGCGGTGGATGCCGGCAAGCTGGACGCCAAGGCGACCGTCACGCAGGAAGCGCTGGTCGAGGCCGGCGTGCTGCGCCGCGCCAAGGCGGGCGTACGCGTCCTCGGCGGCGGCGAGCTGAAGGCCAAGGTCAAGCTCGAAGTGGCCCACGCCACCAAGTCCGCCGTCGCGGCGGTCGAGAAGGCCGGCGGCACTGTGACGCTGCTCGCGTCGAAGGCCGACACTGGCGAAACGGCGGCCTGA